From Megalobrama amblycephala isolate DHTTF-2021 linkage group LG24, ASM1881202v1, whole genome shotgun sequence, the proteins below share one genomic window:
- the sp5l gene encoding sp5 transcription factor-like, whose product MAALTLSRADNFLHNFLQDRTPSSSPESGPNTLSFLATTCSQAWQEGSQLPYEGPVGSASSMFQLWSNDVAPNSSLSAHQMTFTMPKMQFPGHMQPTLGSHSHHHHHHHHHHHELPLTPPAEPPSAYSFELSPVKMLSSQAQGNAPYYAQHNAVGQNFPSFLQNASGRPHLPSGHVEDGQQWWSLPQSSSAPSSHPFSLGRQLVLGHQPQIAALLQGTSKGLLSSTRRCRRCKCPNCQSTGNGGAALEFGKKRLHICHIPDCGKVYKKTSHLKAHLRWHAGERPFICNWLFCGKSFTRSDELQRHLRTHTGEKRFGCQQCGKRFMRSDHLSKHVKTHQSRKSRSSQPAHSGTDALLSNIKRE is encoded by the exons ATGGCTGCGTTAACCTTATCCAGAGCGGACAATTTCCTGCACAATTTCTTACAG GATCGTACTCCCAGCTCCTCTCCAGAGAGCGGTCCTAACACCCTTTCTTTTTTGGCCACCACATGCAGTCAGGCTTGGCAAGAGGGGTCACAGCTCCCTTACGAGGGTCCCGTTGGCTCCGCTTCCAGCATGTTTCAGCTCTGGAGCAATGACGTGGCCCCTAACTCCAGCTTGAGCGCCCACCAGATGACCTTCACCATGCCCAAAATGCAGTTCCCCGGCCACATGCAGCCCACCCTGGGCTCGCACTcccatcatcaccatcatcaccaccatcacCACCACGAGCTGCCCCTCACACCTCCGGCCGAGCCCCCGTCCGCCTACTCGTTCGAGCTGTCTCCAGTAAAGATGCTCTCCTCCCAGGCACAGGGGAACGCGCCGTACTACGCGCAGCACAACGCTGTGGGTCAGAACTTTCCCAGCTTCCTTCAAAACGCTTCAGGAAGACCTCACCTGCCCAGCGGGCACGTTGAGGACGGCCAGCAGTGGTGGAGTCTCCCTCAGAGTAGCAGCGCACCCTCCAGTCACCCCTTTTctctgggacggcagctggTTTTGGGCCACCAGCCTCAAATTGCTGCACTTCTGCAGGGCACCTCAAAGGGTCTGTTGAGCTCAACTCGTCGCTGTCGCAGGTGCAAATGCCCTAACTGCCAGTCAACGGGAAACGGAGGTGCTGCTCTGGAGTTCGGGAAGAAAAGACTACACATTTGTCACATTCCAGATTGTGGCAAGGTTTACAAAAAAACCTCTCACCTGAAGGCGCACCTGCGCTGGCATGCCGGCGAGCGCCCCTTCATCTGCAACTGGCTCTTCTGCGGGAAGAGCTTCACACGTTCAGATGAGCTGCAAAGGCATCTCCGCACACATACCGGGGAGAAGCGTTTCGGCTGTCAGCAGTGTGGGAAAAGGTTTATGCGGAGCGATCATCTCTCCAAGCATGTGAAGACCCATCAGAGCAGGAAGAGCCGGTCCAGTCAGCCCGCTCACAGTGGGACTGATGCACTGCTCAGCAACATCAAGAGAGAGTAA